The following are encoded together in the Sphingomicrobium clamense genome:
- a CDS encoding VOC family protein: MKKLFLAAAAGLLAGCSVEHVPDDDTDALVSVEKDVTARLDYFELPAADPETVGKTRDFYADAFGWTFTDFGPDYSATTTGDTDVGLSGVTGDDAIDKPLPVIRVEDLEAALSDVEAAGGRIVRPIFAFPGGRRFHAVDPAGNEFAVYVVEEAEE; encoded by the coding sequence ATGAAAAAACTGTTCCTTGCTGCTGCAGCCGGCCTTCTCGCCGGTTGCAGCGTCGAGCATGTGCCCGATGACGACACGGACGCGCTCGTATCGGTGGAGAAAGACGTGACTGCCCGCCTCGACTATTTCGAACTGCCTGCCGCCGATCCCGAGACGGTCGGCAAGACCCGCGACTTCTATGCCGACGCCTTTGGCTGGACGTTCACCGATTTCGGTCCCGACTATAGCGCGACTACGACCGGCGATACCGATGTCGGCCTGTCGGGCGTCACCGGTGACGACGCGATCGACAAACCGCTGCCGGTGATCCGCGTCGAAGACCTGGAGGCAGCTTTGTCGGATGTCGAAGCCGCGGGTGGACGTATCGTGCGCCCGATCTTCGCCTTTCCCGGGGGGCGCCGCTTCCACGCAGTCGACCCCGCCGGAAACGAGTTTGCGGTCTACGTCGTCGAGGAAGCCGAGGAGTAG
- the lexA gene encoding transcriptional repressor LexA yields MLTAKQKELLAFINSRLNDDGVSPSFDEMREALGLASKSGVHRLIGALEERGFIRRLPNRARALEVIKLPDGMEAAPTPAAMPVVPAPANDVIEIPLHGRIAAGTPIEALQGTEGFQVPAALLGPGEHYALEVSGDSMIEEGILDGDFALIRKVDSARDGEIVVALVDEEEATLKTWRREGATIRLDPANPTHQAQRYEEGRVRVQGRLAGIIRRY; encoded by the coding sequence ATGTTGACCGCCAAGCAGAAGGAATTGCTCGCCTTCATCAATTCGCGTCTCAACGACGACGGCGTTTCGCCCAGTTTCGATGAAATGCGCGAGGCCTTGGGGCTGGCGTCCAAGTCGGGTGTCCATCGCCTGATCGGTGCGCTGGAGGAGCGCGGATTCATTCGCCGCCTCCCCAATCGCGCACGCGCGCTCGAAGTCATCAAGCTTCCCGACGGCATGGAAGCGGCACCGACCCCCGCCGCGATGCCTGTCGTCCCCGCCCCCGCGAACGACGTGATCGAGATCCCCCTTCACGGACGGATTGCGGCGGGCACCCCCATCGAGGCGCTGCAGGGTACCGAAGGTTTCCAGGTCCCTGCCGCCCTCCTCGGACCGGGCGAACATTATGCGCTCGAAGTGTCGGGCGATTCGATGATCGAGGAAGGCATTCTCGACGGCGATTTCGCGCTGATCCGCAAGGTCGACAGCGCGCGCGATGGCGAGATCGTCGTGGCCCTGGTCGACGAAGAGGAAGCGACGCTCAAGACGTGGCGGCGCGAGGGCGCGACCATCCGGCTCGACCCGGCCAACCCGACCCACCAGGCGCAGCGCTACGAGGAAGGCCGGGTGCGCGTACAGGGCCGCCTTGCCGGCATCATCCGCCGCTACTGA
- a CDS encoding anthranilate synthase component II, protein MAAPSILVLDNYDSFTFTLVDYLRSLDAEVDVVRADALSVEQAMARGDDGILVSPGPGTPQDAGISVSLAAAAVDDRRPYLGICLGHQALALACGSKVDRVAPVHGKVARVCHDQSGVFEGLPSPLDATRYHSLAVPEPYSPLRPNAWSDDGLVMAMRHEHAPAHGIQFHPESVASEHGHAMLSAFLRICDSKTT, encoded by the coding sequence ATGGCTGCGCCGTCGATCCTGGTCCTCGACAATTACGACAGTTTCACCTTCACGCTGGTCGACTATCTCCGGTCGCTGGACGCTGAGGTCGACGTCGTCCGCGCCGATGCGCTGAGCGTCGAGCAGGCGATGGCTCGAGGTGACGACGGCATTCTCGTATCCCCCGGGCCCGGTACGCCGCAAGACGCCGGGATCAGCGTCTCGCTCGCTGCCGCGGCCGTCGACGACCGCCGCCCCTATCTCGGGATTTGCCTGGGTCATCAGGCGCTGGCGCTGGCTTGCGGGTCGAAGGTCGACCGCGTGGCTCCCGTGCACGGCAAGGTCGCGCGCGTGTGTCATGATCAGAGCGGCGTCTTCGAAGGACTCCCCAGCCCGCTAGATGCAACGCGATACCATTCGCTGGCCGTCCCGGAACCGTATTCACCGCTAAGACCCAATGCGTGGAGCGATGACGGGCTGGTCATGGCCATGCGTCACGAGCACGCGCCGGCGCATGGTATTCAATTCCATCCCGAAAGCGTCGCGAGCGAACATGGTCACGCCATGCTGAGCGCTTTCTTGCGCATTTGCGATAGCAAAACGACTTGA
- a CDS encoding peptidylprolyl isomerase, translating to MISAFRNMSNSKVGMAIIIVIGAVIVFSFAMADISNVGVGGGARTSNLAEAGGEPVTDRQMSDALEQELARQRQQNPEADYPDLDPLFDPILESLITERALQAFAKDNGFILSKRLIDAEIARLPNVTGADGKFSDAAYRAFLSQARLTDAQIRDEFRLQLLNRLMLVPVAAEVRVPNGIARPYASMLLERREAEVVMVPAAPFAAGIDPTDEQIQGFYRAQAVRYMVPEQRVLRFAAITPDSVSVAEPSEAEITASLNARASEFSSQDIRVISQVVLPDEATAVMVADAAREGSFADAVAPQGFSAADVSVGPQTREQFEDLTSEGVAAAVFANSVDAGSIVGPVRSSFGWHVVRVDSIRSEGGTSPAEARAQVIADLRAAQRQASLSEKVADFEDLIRDGASFTEAAAETGLTITETPAITASGRDLDNPDYRLPDGYQQALTNGFQMFAGDDPEVAVVGEDEGFVMVAVGDIIEAAPAPLAEIRDRVRQDLIEREALAAARRVATAIQQAMAGGASTSDAVAKAEADEGIDLPAVREIEFRRMDLAQFQGNVPAPVQMMFNLTEGQSRVTGGATNEGIYVVKTVGIERGDATTNPGLVSQTSQGFRQVFGNELTEQFLRAVREDVGVSRNESVIAATRQRITGGGQ from the coding sequence ATGATTTCAGCTTTCCGCAACATGTCGAACAGCAAGGTCGGCATGGCCATCATCATCGTGATCGGCGCCGTTATCGTCTTTTCTTTCGCGATGGCGGATATCAGCAATGTGGGTGTCGGCGGCGGCGCGCGGACGAGCAACCTTGCCGAAGCAGGCGGCGAACCGGTGACCGATCGCCAGATGAGCGACGCGCTCGAGCAGGAACTCGCGCGCCAGCGTCAGCAGAACCCTGAGGCCGACTATCCCGATCTCGACCCGCTCTTCGACCCCATCCTCGAAAGCCTCATCACCGAACGAGCGCTGCAGGCGTTCGCCAAGGATAACGGCTTCATCCTGTCCAAGCGTCTGATCGACGCCGAGATAGCGCGCCTTCCGAACGTCACTGGCGCGGACGGCAAATTCTCCGACGCGGCCTATCGCGCCTTCCTGTCGCAGGCCCGCCTGACCGATGCGCAGATCCGTGATGAATTCCGACTACAGTTGCTCAACCGGCTGATGCTGGTGCCGGTGGCGGCCGAGGTGCGCGTCCCCAACGGCATCGCGCGTCCCTACGCGTCGATGCTGCTCGAGCGTCGCGAGGCCGAGGTGGTCATGGTCCCCGCCGCACCGTTCGCGGCCGGGATCGATCCGACCGACGAACAGATCCAGGGCTTCTACCGCGCGCAGGCGGTCCGCTACATGGTGCCCGAACAGCGCGTCCTGCGCTTTGCGGCTATCACGCCCGACAGCGTGTCGGTCGCCGAGCCGTCCGAAGCGGAAATCACCGCGTCGCTCAATGCGCGCGCTTCCGAATTCTCCTCGCAGGACATCCGCGTGATCAGCCAGGTCGTGCTTCCCGACGAAGCGACGGCGGTCATGGTGGCCGATGCCGCGCGCGAGGGCAGCTTTGCCGACGCCGTGGCCCCGCAGGGCTTTTCGGCTGCCGACGTCTCGGTCGGACCGCAGACGCGTGAGCAGTTCGAAGACCTTACCTCCGAGGGTGTGGCGGCAGCCGTCTTTGCCAACAGCGTCGACGCCGGCTCGATCGTCGGCCCGGTCCGTTCGTCGTTCGGCTGGCACGTGGTTCGCGTCGACTCGATCCGCAGTGAGGGAGGCACTTCGCCTGCCGAAGCCCGCGCGCAGGTGATCGCGGATTTACGCGCCGCCCAGCGCCAGGCGTCGCTGTCCGAAAAGGTCGCCGACTTCGAAGACCTGATCCGCGACGGAGCGAGCTTCACCGAAGCCGCTGCCGAAACCGGCCTGACGATCACCGAGACCCCGGCCATCACCGCCAGCGGCCGCGACCTCGACAACCCGGACTATCGCTTGCCCGATGGCTATCAGCAGGCGCTGACCAACGGGTTCCAGATGTTCGCGGGCGACGATCCAGAAGTCGCCGTGGTCGGAGAGGATGAGGGCTTCGTCATGGTTGCGGTCGGCGACATCATCGAGGCCGCGCCCGCTCCCTTGGCCGAAATTCGCGATCGGGTTCGCCAGGACCTTATCGAGCGCGAGGCGCTGGCCGCTGCCCGCCGCGTGGCCACCGCGATCCAGCAGGCCATGGCCGGTGGCGCGTCCACCAGCGATGCCGTCGCCAAGGCGGAGGCGGACGAAGGCATCGACCTGCCCGCCGTTCGCGAAATCGAATTCCGCCGCATGGACCTCGCGCAATTCCAGGGCAATGTCCCCGCGCCGGTGCAGATGATGTTCAACCTCACCGAGGGTCAGTCGCGGGTGACGGGCGGCGCTACCAACGAAGGCATCTACGTCGTCAAGACGGTCGGGATCGAGCGCGGCGACGCGACGACCAATCCCGGACTCGTCTCGCAGACGTCGCAAGGCTTCCGCCAGGTGTTCGGGAACGAGCTGACCGAACAGTTCCTTCGCGCCGTGCGCGAGGATGTCGGGGTGAGCCGCAATGAAAGCGTCATTGCCGCAACGCGCCAGCGCATCACCGGCGGGGGCCAGTAA
- the tpiA gene encoding triose-phosphate isomerase — translation MARRKLIAGNWKMHGIAGDLGEITRISMASETLSDIDTAICVPATLIERASEAAPGFVIGGQDVHAEPRGAFTGSISAAMLVDAGAETVIVGHSERREAFGETDAQVAAKAAAALAAGLDVIVCCGESLDVREAGNALETVGKQIVASLPGEIPEGKLSVAYEPIWAIGTGKVAGPDEIREMHAHLRGELGKARGETFANETKILYGGSVKGENAGDILHLDHVDGALVGGASLTADQFIPIMNAAAR, via the coding sequence ATGGCGCGGCGCAAGCTGATCGCGGGAAACTGGAAGATGCACGGGATCGCGGGCGATCTCGGTGAAATCACGCGAATCTCGATGGCGTCGGAAACGCTGTCCGACATCGATACGGCCATCTGCGTGCCGGCGACGCTGATCGAGCGAGCCTCGGAAGCCGCGCCGGGCTTCGTTATTGGCGGGCAGGACGTTCATGCCGAACCGCGGGGAGCCTTCACCGGATCGATCTCGGCGGCCATGCTGGTCGATGCCGGGGCCGAAACCGTCATCGTCGGTCACAGTGAACGGCGCGAGGCCTTTGGCGAGACCGATGCGCAGGTCGCTGCCAAGGCGGCCGCCGCGCTCGCGGCAGGGCTCGATGTCATCGTCTGCTGCGGCGAGAGCCTCGACGTCCGCGAGGCCGGAAACGCGCTGGAGACGGTCGGCAAGCAGATCGTCGCGTCGCTCCCGGGTGAAATTCCTGAGGGAAAATTGTCGGTGGCCTACGAACCGATCTGGGCGATCGGCACCGGAAAGGTCGCCGGTCCGGACGAGATTCGCGAGATGCACGCTCACCTTCGCGGCGAGTTGGGCAAAGCGCGCGGCGAAACGTTCGCGAACGAAACGAAAATCCTCTATGGAGGTTCGGTGAAAGGCGAGAATGCGGGGGACATTCTGCATCTCGACCATGTCGACGGGGCGCTCGTGGGTGGAGCGAGCCTCACCGCCGACCAGTTCATCCCGATCATGAATGCAGCTGCACGGTAA
- the secG gene encoding preprotein translocase subunit SecG encodes MLFTFLLIVQTLVALALVSVILMQRSEGGGLGVGGSSSGLMTARGAADLLTRSTAILATIFVGLSITLAAVASTRGDTQTIDTSLVGETAPTQQTAPQPAPAEPVDENGVPLAQ; translated from the coding sequence ATGCTGTTCACCTTCCTCCTCATCGTCCAAACGCTGGTTGCGCTTGCGCTGGTGTCGGTCATCCTGATGCAGCGCTCGGAAGGCGGCGGGCTTGGTGTCGGCGGATCCTCGTCGGGCCTCATGACGGCGCGCGGCGCGGCAGACTTACTGACCCGTTCGACCGCGATCTTGGCGACGATCTTCGTCGGACTCTCGATCACGCTTGCCGCGGTCGCCAGCACGCGTGGCGACACGCAGACGATCGACACCTCGCTGGTCGGTGAAACCGCGCCGACACAGCAGACTGCGCCGCAGCCGGCTCCGGCCGAGCCGGTCGACGAGAATGGCGTGCCGCTGGCCCAGTAG
- a CDS encoding CTP synthase produces MARFIFITGGVVSSLGKGLLAASLGALLQARGYKVRIRKFDPYLNVDPGTMSPYQHGEVYVTDDGAETDLDLGHYERFTGVSARQSDNVTSGRIYSDIIAKERRGDYLGATVQVVPHVTNQIKEFAQNDIDGLDFVICEIGGTIGDIESLPFIEALRQLKNDLGTGQTVFVHTTLVPYIAAAGELKTKPTQHSVRELTSYGIQPQVLLCRSEHPIPDNERRKIALFCNVPESAVIQALDARSIYDVPLSYHREGLDGEVLKAFGIDPAKTKPDLTRWTDIMERVDHPEGEVTIGVVGKYVALPDAYKSLREALVHGGFANKVKVNIKWLDAEMFEGEPEDLAAELEPLHGILVPGGFGERGSEGKIAAIKFARERKIPFLGICLGMQMACIEAARHQAGISDATTTEFGEEGEPIVGLITEWMSEEGLQKRSATTDLGGTMRLGAYDAKLSPNSKVAAQYGETDISERHRHRYEVNSHYIPKLEEGGLIFSGMSPDGELPEIVERPDHPWFIGVQFHPELKSRPFDPHPLFTGFIGASLEHSRLM; encoded by the coding sequence ATGGCGCGGTTCATTTTCATCACCGGCGGCGTGGTCTCCTCGCTTGGCAAAGGTCTTCTCGCAGCGTCCCTCGGGGCGCTTCTCCAGGCGCGTGGCTACAAGGTCCGCATCCGTAAGTTCGACCCGTATCTCAACGTGGATCCGGGCACGATGTCCCCTTACCAGCATGGCGAGGTCTACGTGACCGACGACGGGGCGGAAACCGACCTCGACTTGGGCCATTACGAACGCTTTACCGGCGTCTCTGCGCGCCAGAGCGATAACGTCACTTCGGGCCGCATCTACTCTGACATCATCGCCAAAGAGCGCCGCGGCGACTATCTGGGCGCGACGGTGCAGGTCGTTCCGCACGTCACCAACCAGATCAAGGAATTCGCGCAGAACGATATCGATGGCCTCGACTTCGTCATCTGCGAAATCGGCGGCACGATCGGAGACATCGAAAGCCTGCCCTTCATCGAGGCGCTGCGCCAGCTTAAGAATGATCTCGGCACTGGCCAGACCGTCTTCGTCCACACGACCCTGGTCCCCTACATCGCGGCGGCGGGCGAGCTGAAGACCAAGCCGACCCAGCACAGCGTACGCGAGCTGACCAGCTACGGCATTCAGCCGCAGGTGCTGCTGTGCCGTTCCGAGCATCCGATTCCGGACAATGAGCGCCGCAAGATCGCCTTGTTCTGCAACGTGCCCGAAAGCGCGGTTATCCAGGCCTTGGACGCGCGCTCGATTTACGACGTGCCGCTCTCCTACCATCGCGAAGGTCTGGACGGCGAAGTGCTCAAGGCGTTCGGGATCGACCCGGCCAAGACGAAGCCCGATCTCACGCGCTGGACCGATATCATGGAGCGTGTCGACCATCCCGAGGGCGAGGTCACGATCGGCGTGGTCGGCAAATATGTCGCGCTGCCCGATGCCTACAAGTCGCTTCGCGAAGCGCTGGTCCATGGCGGCTTTGCCAACAAGGTGAAGGTCAACATCAAGTGGCTCGACGCCGAGATGTTCGAGGGTGAGCCCGAAGATCTCGCTGCCGAGCTCGAACCGCTCCACGGCATCCTCGTGCCCGGCGGGTTCGGCGAACGTGGGAGCGAAGGCAAGATCGCGGCGATCAAGTTCGCGCGCGAACGCAAGATCCCGTTTCTCGGCATCTGCCTCGGCATGCAGATGGCGTGCATCGAAGCCGCGCGCCACCAGGCGGGGATCAGCGACGCGACCACCACCGAATTCGGTGAGGAAGGCGAGCCGATCGTCGGTCTCATCACCGAATGGATGAGCGAAGAGGGCCTCCAGAAGCGCAGCGCGACGACCGATCTAGGCGGCACGATGCGTCTCGGCGCCTATGACGCCAAGCTCTCGCCCAATTCGAAGGTCGCCGCGCAATATGGCGAGACCGACATTTCGGAGCGTCACCGCCACCGCTACGAGGTCAACTCGCATTACATTCCCAAGCTCGAGGAAGGCGGCCTGATCTTCTCCGGCATGAGCCCCGATGGCGAGCTTCCCGAAATCGTCGAACGGCCGGACCACCCCTGGTTCATCGGCGTCCAGTTCCACCCGGAGTTGAAGAGCCGCCCGTTCGACCCGCATCCCCTGTTCACCGGCTTCATTGGCGCCAGCCTCGAGCATAGCCGCCTGATGTAG
- the trxB gene encoding thioredoxin-disulfide reductase has translation MSDIKHTKLLVLGSGPAGYTAAIYAARAGLKPIVVQGVQPGGQLTTTTDVENYPGFRNVIQGPWLMEEMKAQAEHVGTETVWDHINEVDLESRPFRLKGDAGEYTCDTLVIATGAQAKWLGLPSEEHAKGKGASACATCDGFFYRGKKVAVIGGGNTAVEEALYLTNHSDDVTLIHRRDELRAEKILQDRLFANEKIKVLWDHTVEEFVLDGDPEGLVGLDVKSTKTGEVSRVECEGAFVAIGHAPATELFQGKLAIDSDGYIEVEPGTPRTSIPGVYACGDVMDKHYRQAVTAAGTGCMAALDAERYLAELEFAEKEAAE, from the coding sequence ATGTCCGATATCAAGCACACCAAACTTCTCGTCCTCGGGTCCGGCCCCGCCGGTTACACCGCCGCCATCTATGCCGCGCGTGCGGGGCTCAAGCCCATCGTCGTGCAGGGTGTCCAGCCCGGCGGCCAGCTGACCACCACCACCGATGTCGAGAATTATCCCGGCTTCCGCAACGTCATCCAGGGTCCCTGGCTGATGGAAGAGATGAAGGCGCAGGCCGAGCATGTCGGGACCGAGACGGTGTGGGACCACATCAACGAGGTCGACCTGGAATCGCGCCCGTTCCGCCTGAAGGGCGATGCGGGCGAATATACGTGCGACACGCTGGTCATCGCGACGGGTGCGCAGGCCAAGTGGCTGGGACTGCCGAGCGAAGAACACGCCAAGGGCAAGGGCGCGAGCGCCTGTGCGACCTGTGACGGCTTCTTCTATCGCGGCAAGAAGGTCGCGGTCATCGGCGGCGGCAATACTGCGGTCGAGGAAGCACTCTACCTCACCAACCATTCGGACGACGTCACGCTGATCCATCGCCGCGACGAGCTGCGCGCGGAGAAAATCCTGCAGGATCGCCTTTTCGCCAACGAGAAGATCAAGGTGCTGTGGGATCATACGGTCGAGGAATTCGTCCTCGACGGCGATCCCGAGGGCCTCGTCGGTCTCGACGTGAAAAGCACCAAGACGGGCGAGGTCAGCCGCGTCGAGTGCGAAGGCGCCTTCGTGGCCATCGGCCATGCGCCGGCGACCGAGCTATTCCAGGGCAAGCTCGCGATCGACAGCGACGGCTATATCGAGGTCGAACCCGGCACACCGCGCACCTCGATCCCGGGCGTCTATGCCTGCGGCGATGTCATGGACAAGCATTACCGCCAGGCCGTGACCGCGGCGGGCACGGGCTGCATGGCCGCGCTCGATGCCGAGCGCTACCTTGCGGAACTGGAGTTCGCCGAGAAGGAAGCGGCCGAGTAG